A genome region from Paenibacillus pabuli includes the following:
- a CDS encoding DUF2626 domain-containing protein, producing MARMFRVLGFFTLTIGLMAFAGDLVEMALLFFLQTAFFVILGYLKFTERTYILLFWGYMIVTFTGFSYWTVFQMGLPL from the coding sequence GTGGCACGCATGTTTCGGGTACTCGGGTTCTTCACGCTAACGATTGGCCTGATGGCTTTTGCGGGAGATCTGGTCGAGATGGCTTTGCTTTTTTTCCTGCAGACTGCGTTTTTCGTCATTTTGGGGTATCTAAAATTTACCGAAAGAACGTACATATTGCTCTTCTGGGGTTATATGATCGTTACCTTCACAGGGTTCAGCTACTGGACCGTGTTCCAAATGGGGTTGCCGCTTTAA
- a CDS encoding DUF3397 domain-containing protein: MGFFIVLSILPFFPFLIVYWAMYGWKKDKRASLRTAMDVTTVFLIFSVSALFNLTFDTNFGFYLTLILILIALGLIGGAQNRLKGKVDGGRMFRAVWRMAFVLMSFGYVLFTIFGLFRYLMKQM, encoded by the coding sequence ATGGGTTTTTTTATTGTGCTGAGCATACTGCCGTTTTTTCCGTTTCTTATTGTGTACTGGGCTATGTATGGATGGAAAAAGGATAAACGAGCTTCACTTCGCACCGCAATGGATGTCACCACGGTATTTCTGATTTTCTCTGTTTCGGCGTTATTCAACTTAACATTCGATACGAATTTTGGATTTTATTTAACACTGATACTCATACTAATTGCACTTGGATTGATTGGAGGAGCTCAAAACAGACTGAAAGGAAAGGTCGATGGGGGTCGAATGTTCCGGGCCGTTTGGCGCATGGCCTTTGTTTTGATGAGTTTTGGGTATGTCTTGTTTACTATATTTGGCTTATTTAGATACTTAATGAAACAGATGTGA
- a CDS encoding coiled-coil domain-containing protein has translation MNRRYSICALFICTLLFVQFTSAYAYGEPSPEETRGILQKSLSIVEIDHEIERIAVRQKELDQQQEELKVQLQEQEDQIHIQQDRAGAVVRSYYTGERDSLLMTVLGARSFKDLFILYDYYQIIIGRDQAVLSKYQDRYRSMQETSTKISQTTAELDELKNNLENQRERVLALQKEVDGQVSASGNPAAIQKLMDELTIYWENVGIYEVKRYFRALANAMQNLPEFIQEQNGGISTTGTAYTIRIGQEDLNQFLREQNPIFEDFAFQFDEERITASGQRDQLQLSIEGHYTVENEPQNSIRFHVDKLVFNQLELPDTTRRMLEKEFDLGFYPQKILSFVKATDVSTSKGMLEVKLAISF, from the coding sequence GTGAACCGTCGATATAGCATTTGCGCCCTATTCATCTGCACACTACTATTTGTCCAGTTCACATCGGCATATGCCTATGGAGAACCTTCACCCGAGGAAACACGTGGAATTTTGCAAAAGAGTCTGTCCATCGTGGAAATCGATCATGAGATTGAACGTATCGCCGTTAGGCAAAAGGAACTCGATCAACAACAGGAAGAGTTGAAAGTTCAGCTCCAGGAACAGGAAGATCAAATACATATCCAGCAAGATCGGGCAGGTGCTGTGGTCAGATCGTATTACACGGGAGAACGAGACAGCCTTCTCATGACGGTCCTTGGGGCCAGATCGTTCAAAGACTTGTTTATCCTATATGACTATTACCAAATTATTATTGGCAGAGACCAAGCAGTCCTAAGCAAATATCAGGATCGATACCGCAGTATGCAGGAGACCTCAACAAAAATAAGCCAGACCACGGCTGAACTGGACGAATTAAAAAACAATTTGGAAAATCAGCGGGAGCGTGTGCTCGCATTGCAGAAGGAAGTTGATGGACAGGTTTCGGCAAGTGGAAATCCGGCAGCCATCCAAAAGTTAATGGATGAATTGACGATTTATTGGGAGAATGTTGGCATTTATGAGGTCAAACGTTATTTCAGAGCACTGGCAAATGCGATGCAAAATCTCCCTGAGTTTATTCAAGAGCAGAATGGTGGAATTTCCACGACCGGAACAGCTTATACCATTCGCATTGGACAAGAGGATCTAAATCAATTCCTGCGTGAACAGAACCCGATATTCGAAGATTTTGCCTTTCAGTTTGATGAGGAACGAATTACAGCTTCCGGACAACGTGATCAGTTACAGCTCAGCATTGAAGGTCATTACACGGTAGAAAATGAACCTCAAAATTCTATCCGTTTTCATGTAGATAAACTTGTTTTCAACCAGTTGGAACTACCGGATACGACAAGACGAATGCTTGAGAAGGAGTTTGATCTTGGATTCTACCCCCAGAAAATTCTGTCCTTCGTGAAAGCTACTGATGTATCGACAAGCAAAGGGATGCTTGAAGTTAAACTTGCCATATCATTTTGA
- a CDS encoding ABC transporter permease produces the protein MDSQAAVKSQESVSLWKDAMYRLATNKAAMISLGILVLVVIFSLIGPTSLFTSYNYYSNDLLNANAAPSAEHWFGTDELGRDVWVRTWVGARVSLTVGLAAALIDLVIGVIYGAIMGFYGGRVDGIMNKFSEILYSLPYMLVVILLLVVLEPSLTTIIIALTITGWISMSWIVRGEIMQLKNRDFILAARSMGASTGRQLFRHLLPNAVGPILVTLTLSIPNAIFAEAFLSFLGLGVSAPKSSLGSMINDALTGWTLYPWRMWFPAGLMVLTMLAFNLLGDGLRDALDPKLRK, from the coding sequence CTGGATAGTCAGGCAGCGGTGAAATCGCAAGAAAGTGTATCGTTATGGAAAGACGCCATGTACAGACTTGCAACCAACAAGGCCGCGATGATCAGTTTGGGCATTCTGGTTCTTGTTGTCATCTTCTCTTTGATTGGTCCAACTTCGTTATTCACAAGTTATAATTATTATTCTAATGATTTGCTTAACGCCAATGCAGCGCCAAGTGCGGAGCACTGGTTCGGAACGGACGAGCTCGGTCGCGATGTATGGGTAAGAACCTGGGTAGGTGCGCGTGTATCCCTTACTGTAGGTTTGGCCGCTGCCTTGATTGACCTTGTCATCGGGGTAATCTACGGAGCGATTATGGGCTTCTACGGTGGACGTGTTGATGGAATCATGAACAAGTTCTCCGAGATTCTCTATTCCCTGCCGTACATGCTCGTTGTAATCTTGTTGCTCGTTGTTTTGGAACCAAGTCTTACGACAATCATTATTGCCCTTACGATCACAGGCTGGATCAGCATGTCCTGGATTGTACGTGGTGAGATTATGCAATTGAAAAACAGAGACTTTATTCTTGCAGCGCGGTCCATGGGCGCAAGCACAGGACGTCAATTGTTCCGTCACTTGCTGCCGAATGCAGTAGGACCAATTCTCGTAACGCTGACGCTATCTATTCCAAATGCCATCTTTGCTGAAGCGTTCTTGAGCTTCCTCGGACTGGGTGTATCTGCACCGAAATCATCCCTGGGTTCCATGATCAATGACGCATTGACAGGCTGGACGCTGTATCCTTGGCGGATGTGGTTCCCTGCAGGTCTGATGGTACTTACAATGCTTGCATTTAACTTGCTCGGAGACGGTCTGCGTGATGCACTTGATCCGAAATTGCGTAAATAG
- a CDS encoding RsfA family transcriptional regulator, producing the protein MTAVRQDAWSTEDDLILAEVTLRHIREGSTQLAAFEEVGEKIGRTSAACGFRWNSCVRKKYESAISNAKAQRQKRSYLRKQPALLGPQVAALSTLDTEENLYKTDGVSEDSLSIDAVIRFLRQWKGTVQENGRQLKMLEKELREKEDELHELRCENDRLSKEVNEVQTDYRVVNDDYKALIQIMDRARRLAFLAEEEEELKTRFKMDANGNLERIE; encoded by the coding sequence ATGACTGCAGTGAGACAGGATGCTTGGAGTACAGAGGACGATTTGATCTTGGCTGAGGTTACTTTGCGGCATATTCGGGAAGGCAGCACACAACTCGCGGCATTCGAGGAAGTTGGCGAAAAAATAGGCAGAACTTCTGCCGCTTGCGGTTTTCGCTGGAACAGCTGTGTGCGTAAAAAGTATGAGTCTGCCATCAGCAATGCGAAGGCACAACGTCAAAAGAGAAGTTATCTCCGGAAACAGCCAGCTTTGCTTGGACCACAGGTCGCAGCTTTGTCAACGCTTGATACGGAAGAAAACCTGTATAAGACTGATGGAGTTTCAGAAGACTCCCTGTCCATTGATGCGGTAATTCGCTTTTTGCGCCAATGGAAAGGTACGGTTCAGGAAAATGGTCGTCAACTCAAAATGCTTGAGAAGGAGCTTCGTGAAAAAGAAGATGAACTCCACGAACTTCGTTGTGAGAATGACCGTTTATCCAAAGAAGTAAATGAAGTGCAAACCGATTACCGTGTAGTAAACGATGATTACAAAGCATTGATTCAGATCATGGATCGTGCGCGCAGGCTTGCTTTTCTGGCTGAAGAAGAAGAGGAACTGAAAACCCGTTTCAAAATGGATGCCAACGGCAATCTGGAACGAATTGAATAA
- a CDS encoding ABC transporter permease, translating to MVKYVLKKLLFMLLSLFILASATFFLMKAIPGDPFTSEKKVSPEIRALLEEKYGLDKPMYEQYLKYMGGILKGDFGVSMKYLNQEVTDMITQTFTASLKLGIFAIVISVVVGVLLGLIAAVYHRKLIDDVTMILAVIGIAVPSFLLASLLQYVFAFKLGWFNVMGFDGPLDYVLPVAALSASPIAFIARLTRSSMLEVLHADYIKTAKAKGLKWPAIMFKHVIRNGILPVVTYVGPMTANIITGSVVIEQIFNIGGIGKVFVESITNRDYTMIMGITIFYGILLMLARFLTDIAYVLIDPRIKLESRKGA from the coding sequence TTGGTTAAGTACGTGCTGAAAAAACTGCTATTTATGCTGCTATCGCTTTTCATACTCGCATCAGCAACCTTCTTCCTGATGAAGGCCATTCCGGGTGACCCTTTTACATCCGAGAAAAAAGTATCGCCTGAAATTCGGGCACTACTGGAAGAAAAGTATGGGCTGGACAAACCGATGTATGAACAATACCTGAAGTATATGGGTGGAATTCTCAAAGGTGATTTTGGTGTTTCGATGAAATACCTGAATCAAGAAGTAACCGACATGATCACTCAAACGTTTACAGCATCTCTGAAACTGGGGATCTTTGCGATCGTGATCTCTGTAGTCGTTGGGGTGTTGTTAGGACTAATCGCTGCAGTTTACCATCGTAAGCTGATAGATGATGTCACGATGATCCTGGCGGTAATTGGTATCGCGGTACCGAGCTTCTTGCTCGCATCTCTGCTTCAATACGTTTTCGCCTTCAAACTGGGCTGGTTTAACGTTATGGGATTCGACGGACCGCTTGACTATGTACTTCCGGTTGCGGCATTGTCTGCATCCCCGATTGCCTTTATCGCACGTTTGACGCGTTCCAGCATGCTCGAAGTGCTGCACGCGGATTATATCAAGACAGCTAAAGCCAAAGGTCTGAAATGGCCTGCAATCATGTTTAAACACGTTATTCGTAACGGTATTCTTCCCGTTGTAACTTATGTGGGTCCGATGACGGCTAACATCATCACGGGTTCCGTAGTTATTGAGCAAATCTTTAACATCGGGGGAATTGGTAAAGTATTCGTAGAGAGTATCACGAACCGGGATTATACAATGATCATGGGGATTACGATTTTCTATGGTATCCTCCTGATGTTGGCACGTTTCCTTACAGATATCGCATATGTGCTGATTGATCCTAGAATTAAGCTGGAAAGCCGGAAGGGGGCATAA
- a CDS encoding ketopantoate reductase family protein codes for MVIDVVGAGSLGLLYGGKLQAAGNAVRLWTRTSEQAEELRLHGLTITEQGEKTKLLPEYVEAYPISELSAHWHHQPGDWLFLMVKQTSIDDVIHNMDTMKEYILNIVCFQNGMGHIEKLQAALPLSRVYRAVTTEGAKRAENGVIRAGEGQTWFGRDVRTRAIEEDTTANLQDLSLQARLQQAGFNCTASNQIDKLIYRKLLINAVINPLTAIWRIPNGELLQNDYRVKVMRHLYDEAVAIYKANEIMLDIDMWEEILSVCRSTASNTSSMLADVVQGRRTEVESISGQMVRMAHRCGLTAPQHELMLYLIEGIRPEGVS; via the coding sequence ATGGTAATCGACGTTGTAGGAGCAGGCTCACTTGGCCTCTTATATGGAGGGAAGCTTCAGGCTGCAGGTAATGCTGTGCGGTTATGGACAAGGACGTCAGAACAAGCGGAAGAACTGCGTTTGCACGGACTAACGATAACAGAGCAAGGGGAGAAGACTAAGCTGCTTCCCGAATATGTTGAGGCTTATCCGATATCCGAATTATCTGCTCACTGGCATCATCAGCCTGGAGACTGGCTTTTCCTCATGGTTAAGCAGACAAGTATAGATGATGTTATTCATAACATGGATACGATGAAAGAATATATCCTTAATATTGTCTGTTTCCAGAACGGGATGGGCCATATAGAGAAGCTTCAGGCTGCTTTGCCGTTGTCCCGTGTATACCGCGCAGTAACTACCGAAGGTGCCAAGAGGGCGGAGAACGGGGTTATACGGGCTGGTGAGGGACAAACCTGGTTTGGTAGAGATGTACGTACTAGAGCAATAGAAGAAGACACCACAGCGAATCTGCAAGACCTTAGCCTCCAAGCACGACTGCAGCAGGCAGGATTTAACTGTACAGCGTCGAATCAAATCGATAAGCTGATATATAGGAAGCTTCTGATCAATGCCGTCATTAATCCGCTCACCGCGATATGGAGAATACCCAACGGAGAATTGCTTCAGAATGATTATCGCGTAAAGGTTATGCGCCATTTATACGATGAAGCTGTGGCTATTTACAAGGCGAATGAAATCATGTTGGATATCGACATGTGGGAAGAAATTTTGTCCGTTTGTCGATCGACGGCTTCGAATACGTCCTCGATGCTCGCAGATGTTGTGCAAGGACGGCGTACCGAAGTGGAATCCATCAGTGGGCAAATGGTACGCATGGCCCATCGGTGTGGGCTGACTGCTCCGCAACATGAATTAATGCTTTATCTGATCGAAGGAATTAGGCCGGAAGGAGTGAGTTGA
- a CDS encoding peptide ABC transporter substrate-binding protein: MKRKSLLVLLTLILAFGTVLAACGSKNEGTTSNTGTGSAGEESGLAKDQVLKINLTAEPPTLDPAQAKDSQTNTVLKFLYEGLVRIDENGKEAPGVAKDWTISEDGLKYVFNLNPDAKWSNGDAITAEDFVRSWERALKPETASPYAYQLYYIKGAEGFNLSKDETYKGTKITDFSQVGVKATDEHTLEVTLENPTPYFLGLTAFYTYYPVHQSADTNDKFFTDYKNMIVNGPFTMDQYAKGQKIVVKKNEGYHAASDIKLSEINMSLTSSSASELQAYKSGQLDYTGAPNGEIPTDQIPSVKAELPDEFKATGIASTYYYQFNVNEAPFNNAKIRKAFAMAIERQLIVDKVTQGGQVPAYGFVPPGIRGENGEFRDEHKDDYFTENVEEAKALLAEGMKEEGYTTLPAVTLIYNTSDAHAKIALAVADMWKKNLGVDVKTENQEWGVFLENRQNQNFQVARAGWSADYNDPYNFLEMWTTGNTNNDSKFSNEQYDKDVKETVKSADPAARMAAFADAEKVLIQDEMAVMPIYYYTNVSLTKPYLKGVQLDFSGAIDFTRAYLEEK; encoded by the coding sequence ATGAAAAGGAAAAGTCTATTAGTCCTTTTGACGCTGATTCTGGCGTTCGGTACCGTACTTGCAGCGTGCGGATCGAAAAATGAAGGCACAACAAGTAACACGGGAACTGGCTCTGCAGGCGAGGAAAGCGGTCTCGCAAAAGATCAAGTACTGAAAATTAACCTGACAGCTGAACCTCCTACGTTGGACCCGGCTCAGGCAAAAGACAGCCAAACCAACACTGTTCTGAAATTCTTGTACGAAGGTCTTGTACGTATCGATGAGAATGGTAAAGAAGCACCAGGCGTTGCGAAAGACTGGACAATTTCCGAAGATGGTTTGAAATATGTGTTCAACCTGAACCCGGATGCGAAATGGAGCAACGGTGATGCAATCACTGCTGAAGACTTCGTTCGCTCTTGGGAACGTGCATTGAAACCGGAAACGGCTTCCCCGTACGCTTACCAATTGTACTACATCAAAGGTGCTGAGGGCTTCAACCTGAGCAAAGACGAAACATACAAAGGTACTAAAATCACAGATTTCTCCCAAGTGGGTGTAAAAGCTACTGATGAGCACACACTCGAAGTGACGTTGGAAAACCCAACACCTTACTTCTTGGGTCTGACAGCATTCTACACGTACTACCCAGTACACCAATCTGCTGACACAAACGATAAATTCTTCACTGATTACAAAAACATGATCGTTAACGGACCATTCACTATGGATCAATACGCTAAAGGTCAAAAAATCGTAGTTAAGAAAAACGAAGGCTACCATGCAGCTTCTGACATCAAATTGTCTGAAATCAACATGTCCCTGACAAGCAGCAGTGCTTCTGAACTGCAAGCTTATAAGTCTGGACAACTGGACTACACTGGTGCACCTAACGGTGAGATCCCAACGGACCAAATTCCTTCTGTAAAAGCGGAATTGCCGGATGAATTTAAAGCAACTGGTATTGCAAGTACTTACTACTACCAGTTCAACGTTAATGAAGCTCCATTCAACAATGCTAAAATCCGTAAAGCTTTTGCAATGGCGATCGAGCGTCAACTGATCGTTGACAAAGTTACACAAGGTGGACAAGTTCCAGCTTACGGCTTTGTACCTCCAGGTATCCGCGGTGAAAACGGCGAGTTCCGTGATGAGCACAAAGACGACTACTTCACTGAAAATGTTGAAGAAGCAAAAGCATTGCTTGCTGAAGGTATGAAAGAAGAAGGATACACAACATTGCCAGCTGTTACATTGATCTACAACACTAGTGATGCACACGCGAAAATCGCGCTTGCTGTTGCTGACATGTGGAAGAAAAACCTTGGTGTTGACGTGAAAACGGAAAACCAAGAGTGGGGCGTATTCCTTGAGAACCGTCAAAACCAAAACTTCCAAGTAGCTCGTGCAGGCTGGTCTGCAGATTACAACGATCCATACAACTTCTTGGAAATGTGGACTACTGGTAACACAAACAATGACTCCAAATTCAGCAACGAACAGTATGACAAAGATGTTAAAGAAACTGTGAAATCTGCTGATCCAGCTGCACGTATGGCTGCATTTGCTGATGCTGAGAAAGTCCTGATTCAAGACGAAATGGCTGTAATGCCAATCTACTACTACACTAACGTATCTTTGACTAAGCCTTACCTGAAAGGCGTACAACTTGATTTCAGTGGAGCAATTGACTTCACTCGCGCATATCTGGAAGAGAAATAA